Sequence from the Rutidosis leptorrhynchoides isolate AG116_Rl617_1_P2 chromosome 3, CSIRO_AGI_Rlap_v1, whole genome shotgun sequence genome:
GGTATTGCAAACCGTGAGTGTGCAGTGCGTCCTCCTGTTAAAAGTAATGCTGCAATACCACTAGAAGCGACATTTATAACAATATCACCACGTGAACGTACAGCTGCTGCAAGAGTCTTCCAGACAAATGTCTTCCCAGTGCCTCCATAACCATAAAGGAAAAAAAGACCACCATCATCCTTTTCAATTGAATCAATTATTGTGTCATAAGCAATTTTCTGTTCAGGGGTCAATGTTGAGTGCAAAGTGTGGTGTTCCTCCTGTAGAGCAGCTCTGTCATATGCCAACTCATCTTGAATAAGCATGTTACACGATTGTTGAATAAACTCATAATCCGGGAAAGGCATATTTGGTATGTTTCTCAAAGTGGACCCACAACTGTTTAACTGCCTTTCTATTTTCGCAAGAGCAATGTTGTGCAACACCTTCTTCAAAATTTCTGGATCTGAGAAACATTAAAGGTTAAGTAAAAAAAATTAGATGGTTGTATACTATCATAATGACTATTCTAGTGAATAAAATTATTTAGAAGATACTGAATTAATAGTTGATACCATTAGATCTAAGTTGTTCAGGGCATTCATGGTTCAAATCATCTGAAAGTAGGTTACATGTTTCTTTCCATACCCGATCAGGGCATGAAATACTGTCTGAAGTTATCAAGGAGACAAACAAGGATCTACAAAATTCACCGGAAGCCCACTGATGGGTCTCTTTGATAGAAGCAATGTATTCTTTATCGTCATTCAATAGACCCATAGCGTAGCATGCTTCCTTAAAAGTATTGTAGAGGGTTCCATTTACTGTGCGTATGTCCTCATAACAAGTTGGCCCTTTCACTTTGTTAAGAAGGATACGTAAGTAATAGCATTCACCTGATTTTGGTGGTACAAAATGCATTCGACCAACAACTCTACCCTCTTTACGTTTAGTCCACTTTCTGGCGGGTCCATTCCATACATAATGGCGAGGAAATTCAATGTAAGTGTACTGGCGTGCTTCTGGATCAATCCTATTACGGTTCATCCACTCTAAAAACTGTGATGCACCAACAGATGGTTTATTAAGTACAACTTCCATGACTGATTCTGCATCAAACACAATCGGTTGTTGGTCGGGTAAGTGAAAGGAGAGTCTATAAACAGCTGGTGTTCTGTGTACAATCTCGTATTCAAACAACCGCCATGCTGCCTCACATGCTGAAATATAACGACAGCTGTAATATTCAGCAATCTCATCATTACTTTTTGAGGGATTATTGGTAGAACTTGAAGAGTTGTTTTTCACAAATCCAACAGTTAATCGGTCTAGACCCTTGTTGATATATTTGAATAAGTATTTAATGGATCCGATCTGATTACACCACTCCACATTGATATGTGCTTGATATTGTTTTAGCAGAGTCTTGTTGTAGCCAACGACATGTCTGTTATGAAAATGAACAACACAAAAAGAAGTGTGTATGAAGTATGCTTAATACAATTATAGTGTAGAAAAATTCAAAAATTTAATGAGATAGGTAAATTAAGTTTacgaattttaataatataaagttTGGTGGTTTGTAACCTGTTGTCTAGTTTCTCGCCTGATTTCATGATAAAATTACCATCATCACGTCTCCTATACAATGGATATCCTTCAGGGTCAAAGTGCGTCTCATTTGTAAAATCTTTTGGAAAACGTTTGGAACATTTTTTAACAACACCTTTCATACATGGCATAGATGGGTGTTCTGGCCCGCAAGGTCCATGCATCATAAAATCTGAGACAAGCTGGTATAATTCAGGTTCATCATCTTTATTTGGGATTTCAGCACATATCACATCGTCTATATCATTTACATTAGGGCTTCTATCTTTTCTGTCTATGAATAAGCATATATGAGCGTGTGGTAGACCTCGTTTTTGGAATTCGATTACGTACAATTCTGCAAGTATTTACGAAAAATACAATTAAATCATGTATGATCAACATTTAGTAAATATATGATTAGTAAAATATCTTGAATAAAATTGTGTTTAAAGTTACAATTACCTCCAATAACTTGACCAAACAACTTCTCATCCCTAATCTGATGAATGAGCGAATCCAACTTGATTTTAAAAACGCGTGTACTGATATCCGGTCTGTCTTCGGGTTTCAAGTTTAGTGGGGCCAGATACCTAAGTATTTCCGGCCAGTTATGATTGCACGTGAATGTAATGAAGAGAGATGGATATCCGTAAGCCCTAACAATAGCCATGGCATCCAAGTAATTTTGTCTCATATACCTAGGACCACCAGTATAAGAAGATGGAAGCGTAATCCTTGTTCCCATGATTGAGACATCATATTGTCCAGATTCTTGAGCATCATGAAGACTTGAAATTTGTGCACATCTGAATGCCTTCTGATTGTTACGTATGTAATTCAACCTCGTATTTTCAACCATTGTATAAGCGTCGACAAGAAACTGCTGTAAGAGTGTCAgagaaattaataataatgaagttTCAGAATCTCTAAACTGCAGACGATATGCGAAGAACTCTCGTATAGTAAGACGTGCGTGACCAACTGCATCTTCTATTTCAACACCTTTATGATAAATGTCTGGCCTATATCCATCTTCTGCGTATGGAAATAATAAGGGGTACTGTAGTGCAAGATAAGAAGGATGTAACTCACTGATACGTTCTAATCGCTTTGATTTAGTTTCGACTATTATGTCTCTTTTGTCAGTCGTGCCATCTATATCACCTATTATCAAAGCGGCAACTTCATGGGCTGTTGGTAGATTATGTGTACGTCCATCCTTGCTTCTACTGCCTATTATCTTAAGACGTATAGGTTCAGATGAATTCATGTCAAACCTATCTCTGGCCTGCCGGAATTGTTCAACTAAAGGATTCGTAATATCCAATAGACCCTTTAGTTGAAATACAATGGATTTATCAATGTCAGTACGCGTGTTCTTTGGCTTTGCTTTGTTTGAATTACTGTTAGATAATAGTCGAGATCATATTGATTAGTAAACATTCAATATAAATTACACAGATACAATTAAGCAAATTTGTTCATAAAATACACGTATAATTGCATAAAATAAAGTTTAAAAGAATGTTAAAGTTGGAATAGATCCGAACCCATAAGCATTT
This genomic interval carries:
- the LOC139901084 gene encoding uncharacterized protein; the encoded protein is MSDRKRKNNTFENKENIIPNQNSLHEFHPNTTGMLLIVAYPYIVNQTAASQTYSPKTPQLYSHRALNIRSLLLGPNKARKKYNSTNTTKTAHAKGQMGRPPKYELDPDDIPLTMPTASHIDCGNSGNLPDSNIDSMRTVLQTHAGRAPILASNSIHYDIITNGKYYDKATEVASSSRPRGRPTSNVTIKNRVVNISEENTTSATGKIAVKKEYTKSTTSTISRKSKTGKPRGRPPKYTTVDEDSGAQVYLGIHHEYRHIGDPEYICNDCHARLWKSEAQRGNKFLRKKVYSLCCYNGKVELPKLNQPPHLLLQLLRGDSKTSKNFIENVRRYNMMFSFTSMGGKLDYKVNSGNAPFVYRMHGQNYHLCGSLLPQDGEDPRFCQLYIYDTYNEVDHRINAYGNSNKAKPKNTRTDIDKSIVFQLKGLLDITNPLVEQFRQARDRFDMNSSEPIRLKIIGSRSKDGRTHNLPTAHEVAALIIGDIDGTTDKRDIIVETKSKRLERISELHPSYLALQYPLLFPYAEDGYRPDIYHKGVEIEDAVGHARLTIREFFAYRLQFRDSETSLLLISLTLLQQFLVDAYTMVENTRLNYIRNNQKAFRCAQISSLHDAQESGQYDVSIMGTRITLPSSYTGGPRYMRQNYLDAMAIVRAYGYPSLFITFTCNHNWPEILRYLAPLNLKPEDRPDISTRVFKIKLDSLIHQIRDEKLFGQVIGELYVIEFQKRGLPHAHICLFIDRKDRSPNVNDIDDVICAEIPNKDDEPELYQLVSDFMMHGPCGPEHPSMPCMKGVVKKCSKRFPKDFTNETHFDPEGYPLYRRRDDGNFIMKSGEKLDNRHVVGYNKTLLKQYQAHINVEWCNQIGSIKYLFKYINKGLDRLTVGFVKNNSSSSTNNPSKSNDEIAEYYSCRYISACEAAWRLFEYEIVHRTPAVYRLSFHLPDQQPIVFDAESVMEVVLNKPSVGASQFLEWMNRNRIDPEARQYTYIEFPRHYVWNGPARKWTKRKEGRVVGRMHFVPPKSGECYYLRILLNKVKGPTCYEDIRTVNGTLYNTFKEACYAMGLLNDDKEYIASIKETHQWASGEFCRSLFVSLITSDSISCPDRVWKETCNLLSDDLNHECPEQLRSNDPEILKKVLHNIALAKIERQLNSCGSTLRNIPNMPFPDYEFIQQSCNMLIQDELAYDRAALQEEHHTLHSTLTPEQKIAYDTIIDSIEKDDGGLFFLYGYGGTGKTFVWKTLAAAVRSRGDIVINVASSGIAALLLTGGRTAHSRFAIPINVLEDSFCKIQPDSDLAALLNQAKLIIWDEAPMMHRHCFEAFDRTMRDIIKVEGRDCSSLPFGGKVVVFGGDFRQILPVIQRGTRAEIVDASLHSSHLWNKCKVLRLTKNMRLRSDNDNSKINDLRAFADWILKIGEGRLNEPNDGEAEIEFPNELLLKSGSNAVETIVSSTYPSLHDHLTDPQFFQDRAILATTNEEVDSINEHILSNIPGAERVYYSSDSLCPDEENDVFAQQLYSTETLNTLKVPGVPNHVLALKPGVPIMLLRNIDQTKGLCNGTRLQIERLGEHTIEARIITGHCFGNLTYIPRMIVAPSDNKIAVKFQRRQFPVTVCYAMTINKSQGQSLSNVGLYLRKPVFTHGQLYVAVSRVTTKKGLKVIIMDDDGKDSNITKNVVYKEVLRRI